The window ATTCACTCTCTTGTAGCTCTCTGTTTATATGACTGTGAACGAAACCTGTAAATGTAAGGGCCAGTGTAACAATACTAAACCCCACTACATGTTTCCAAAttgatataataatacattattaaGAAGATAGTCTATGCAGCTTTAATCTCAGAGAAGTATTTATCATGTAAAACCAATTTTTCAGGAGCTTCGAAGCCTCTGCACGGCCACACAGGTGTTTTCTCAGTAGACCACAGGACACTGAGTTTTGACCATTGAGTGGTccacgtgtctccacttcctcccactatccataaaggaagccaaaatatcccggatacaaaaggaggctgggtttatgaccgatactacagccagccagcagggggccaacaagatgttttggcttcgcttttggggagctgtcatgtcttccatctttatatacatatacatgatGTTGTTGCACCCATTTGGACGGGATGACTTATTGACCTCTCATCATTCTCATTGGTTCTTAGACATTTGTGACCTCACAAATTCCCACTGTTTTACTGCCCATGAATCAGTCAGAGCGATGCAAGtcatgtaaaatgtgtgtgtgtgtgtgtgtgtgtgtgtgtgtgtgtgtgtgtgtgtgtgtgtgtgtgtgtgtgtgtgtgtgtgtgtgtgtgtgtgtgtgtgtgtgtgtgtgtgtgtctgcagaggttTTAAACACTATTTATTGTACATTTCCTTTTCTGTATTCGCCCCACCTGCTCCTCCAAGTTATTGATCACAACAAGATCGCTCCCTCTTCTCATACAGTCTGCTCTGCTTTCAGGCCAGTTCTTCTTGCTAGTGGACTCGCGTTCAGAAATATAATAGCAGGATGATTTAAGAAGAATCCATCTTTGTGGGCACCTGCCACAGTTTTCCTCTGTTGCAACAAGAGATtcaaaaaagtggaaaatgtgTTGTTATTGGTAATTTGTTGATATTATCTAAAAATTCTATTAGTGATGTAAAATGCATTAACTGGATGGCGTGCTGTTGTGCTCTtgacatttccttttttccaggACAGATGACGGTCTGCCTTACCTAGAGTAGTTCTATTGGTCTTTAgatttgtcttctctgtctctaGAGTCTCAACATGTCTCTGCTGGACATCCATGACAATCTTCTGCTGCTTCGCTTGCAGCACCAGATGCATTTGGTTGGCACGCTCTCTCACTAAAGCTGCCTGGCTCTCCAATTTGGCTCTGATCATTTCAGTGTGGTTGCTCCTGAGATAGTTCAGCTCAACGATAAAGGGCATAGCAGCAGAGTAGGGAGCCTGGAGATCTTTGGCTTTGGCACCTGAGGTGTGGGATAACAAAAGAAGAACTGTGGCAAAAACTGGTGTGAAGTCAAGGTACGTTGTTTTTTGTGAGTGTCCAAGACATTCAGCCGCAGGTTAGATGATGTGACCTCAAAGTTGATCATCAATCTAAGGCCAAATGTGGTCTGGTACAAAGTACACTTTTGAGccactttaaaggttcagtgtgcagaatctagtggcatctagtggtgaagttgcatgttgcagctgaatacccctcacctcactctctccttccaaacacgaatgagaacctgtggtagccttcagttgtcataaaaactcaaaaggtgtttagtttgtccagtctgggcttatgtaaaaaacatggcggcctccatagaaaggacccactcccgatgtaaatataaagtatataaagtatataaatataaattctagtgtaaagaaaacaacaattcaaacAATTTAGATGGTtaaacacttgtgaaaacatcaccaggattagtttatattcaatttctgccaatagatcccttttacctcaatcttacacactgaacctttaagttctgacattgtgtttgttttggccaACACCATGGTTAGCCCAGAGGAGTGCTAACACAGAGGGAGTTACCACTTAGATTCAGATCAGAAAGACCGTTCCTCCAAATCCTCACCTCCAAGGATATGAGGTACAAGAATAAATGACagaagtataaataaaaaaagataataaaaaataaatgtgagatACATTACAAATATGtgtatgaataaatgaatgtggaaatagataataaatatataattggaTTGTTAGACAAATACCTCTACACCACATTAAACTAAGGTACTCAAGAAAAGAAACTGCGGATGTAATTTATGTCCACGATTAGTAATACAGTCttacacattcatattttgatTTTGTATGATGCCACTTCTATTCATCAGATACAAACAGCAGTTCATACTTACAATAGATCccaatgaaaacagcagcaatCAGCAGAAGAGCGTTGAGCAGACCCAGACTCAGCGCGACCAGTCGGTATGGTGGGGACACAGATCCACCTCCCTTTGTGAACGCACCTTGGAAAATGTTGCTCTGAATTAAAACCTTGAAAAAATATCTATCTTCAGAAGTAACCCTCACAGTGCATTATCACGGTGACATTTTACCTTCTGAAAGGTTACAGgacaatattttaaataacgaccatttcagtttttaagaAAGTAATAGAACAAATATTACATCTAAAATCTAAGTCACTGAATGAGCTGAGGTTACACTGCAGGCTCAGTTTCGGAGAGTAAACGACGCTGTGGTTGAAAAGAATTCAGACATAGAGTGGGTCAGAAGATTTGACCTTAAAGTGAGATGTACCTTGTCCAAATCCTTGACGGTGAGAGCGCCAAACTCCGTCTGTGCTGTCCtgtgacatttcctcctctggttcTGACCACGACTGTGAGTTCTCCAGTTTACTGGTGAAAGTAGTGACGATCGATCTGTTTGTCTCCTGCTTGTACCAGTGATAaggcgcgcgtgtgtgtgtgtgtgtgtgtgtgtgtgtgtgtgtgtgtgtgtgtgtgtgtgtgtgtgtgtgtgtgtgtgtgtgtgtgtgtgtgtgtgggtgtttgtttgtttgaacccTGGTCGGAATGCCTTTGTGTAACTGGATTACATTTGGTAAAATATCAGTCTTGCCACAGGCCCCTACCCGTACATGCAAATAGTGCACCACATGTGACCTAGGACACGCTACAACCACACAGCACATATCACTTCaaaattataatcattattttgACATGTTAACAGGAAAAGAAGCGTCAGATACAATCTTCACACAATTTAGGCCATGATATGTTGTGACATCACATGATTTACAAAACATTGAAACAATTTCATAACCACGTAACGGTTTCAAAATAACCTTTACACCTTAAAACACCTTAAAAGG of the Hippoglossus stenolepis isolate QCI-W04-F060 chromosome 10, HSTE1.2, whole genome shotgun sequence genome contains:
- the LOC118117086 gene encoding asialoglycoprotein receptor 1 — its product is MCCVVVACPRSHVVHYLHVRVGACGKTDILPNVIQLHKGIPTRVQTNKHPHTHTHTHTHTHTHTHTHTHTHTHTHTHTRAPYHWYKQETNRSIVTTFTSKLENSQSWSEPEEEMSQDSTDGVWRSHRQGFGQGAFTKGGGSVSPPYRLVALSLGLLNALLLIAAVFIGIYCAKAKDLQAPYSAAMPFIVELNYLRSNHTEMIRAKLESQAALVRERANQMHLVLQAKQQKIVMDVQQRHVETLETEKTNLKTNRTTLEENCGRCPQRWILLKSSCYYISERESTSKKNWPESRADCMRRGSDLVVINNLEEQILLNENLPHPRTSSFIWWQNSFWMGLTDVVANGTWVWVNNVTDVETKCWKDGQPNYIGDQRGNCGASYQSMETRKTWLNGNCKVHLLNWICEMEQK